The following proteins come from a genomic window of Acidobacteriota bacterium:
- a CDS encoding ABC transporter ATP-binding protein, with protein sequence MSLIEIRGVRKTYRMGDVEVHALNGVDLDIAQGEYLAIMGASGSGKSTLMNLLGCLDTPSAGSYLLNQVAVETLGDEELAAIRNREIGFVFQTFNLLARTTALSNVELPLVYSGVARKERRQRARSALERVGLEDRMDHQPNELSGGQRQRVAIARALVNDPSILLADEPTGNLDTRTSDEIMELFDALHGSGNTVILVTHEDDIAAHAHRRVVLRDGKVLSDEVTRPTAAVSSESG encoded by the coding sequence GTGAGCCTGATCGAGATTCGCGGCGTACGCAAGACGTACCGGATGGGCGATGTCGAAGTACATGCCTTGAACGGCGTCGATCTCGACATCGCCCAAGGGGAGTACCTCGCCATCATGGGCGCTTCCGGCAGCGGCAAGTCGACGCTGATGAATCTCCTCGGCTGCCTCGACACGCCGAGCGCCGGCAGTTACCTGCTCAACCAGGTGGCGGTCGAGACCCTCGGAGACGAAGAGCTCGCCGCCATCCGCAATCGCGAGATCGGCTTCGTCTTCCAGACCTTCAACCTGCTCGCCCGGACCACCGCCCTGAGCAACGTCGAGCTCCCCCTGGTGTACTCCGGGGTGGCGCGCAAGGAGCGCCGCCAGCGAGCCCGCTCCGCCCTCGAGCGGGTCGGCCTCGAAGACCGCATGGACCACCAGCCGAACGAGCTCTCGGGGGGACAGAGGCAGCGCGTCGCGATCGCCCGGGCGCTGGTCAACGACCCGTCGATCCTGCTCGCCGACGAGCCCACCGGCAACCTCGACACGCGCACCTCGGACGAGATCATGGAGCTGTTCGATGCTCTCCACGGCAGCGGCAACACGGTGATCCTGGTCACCCATGAGGACGACATCGCCGCCCACGCCCACCGGCGGGTGGTGTTGCGCGACGGCAAGGTCCTCAGCGATGAGGTGACGCGCCCCACGGCGGCCGTCTCTTCCGAGTCGGGCTGA